AACCAGGCGGGTCGACTTCTCGAACTCCCGGCTGGTACCGGCGCCGGTGCAACCGGGGTAGTAGGCCAGTTTCACTGGTCGACCTCCCCGCCGCGCTCCAGCTCGGCCACGCGGTCCATGATCCGCCGCATCCGCTTCCGGGCCTTCTTGGGCGCCCGGTCGGGGATCGGTTTCATCTTGCCGCTGAAGACCAGGGCGGGGAACTGGGCGATATGGTTGAAGAAGTTACCCGAGGAGAGGTTGTAGAACAGGCCGACCTCGAGTTCGAAGACCCGGCCATGGCGGCGCATGGTACCCAGGAAGCGGTCGTTGAAGACCCGGGCGTTGGGATTGGGCGGGCTGACGCCGCGCATCCGGGCGATCTGCCGCAGGGCGTCCATCACCTCGGCGATGGAGACGCCCTTGGGGCAGCGGGTGGCGCAGGTTTCGCAACTGGCGCAGATCCAGGGGGTGTCGAGTTCGAGAAGCTCCTCGCCGGCGCCGAGCTGTAGCAGCCGGATCACCCGGTGGGGACCGTGCTCCATCTGGTAGGCCGTCGGACAGCCGGCGGTGCAGCAGCCGCACTGGTAGCAATCGGCCAGGTGCTCGCCGGAGAGCTCCTCGACACGGCGACGCAGGGGATCCCGGGCGCCGAGGTTTTCCAGGTCCAGCTCCATGCGGGCCTTTCGTAACGGGAGGGAATGCGACGTCGTTGCATGATCGGGCCGCGCCCGATCCATAAGATACAACCTTTCCTAGCAGATTAAATACCCACAGTCAAGGTGGGTTTTTCCTAGTTTTTTACGCCGGAGCGGGCGGCGCCGACTTTCAGGAGCGTTCGAGCTTGGTGAAGATCATCCGGCCGGCCGAGGTCTGCAGCACACTGGTCACCACGACGGCGACCTCTTTATTGATGTGGTCCTTGC
Above is a genomic segment from Candidatus Coatesbacteria bacterium containing:
- a CDS encoding heterodisulfide reductase subunit C yields the protein MDRARPDHATTSHSLPLRKARMELDLENLGARDPLRRRVEELSGEHLADCYQCGCCTAGCPTAYQMEHGPHRVIRLLQLGAGEELLELDTPWICASCETCATRCPKGVSIAEVMDALRQIARMRGVSPPNPNARVFNDRFLGTMRRHGRVFELEVGLFYNLSSGNFFNHIAQFPALVFSGKMKPIPDRAPKKARKRMRRIMDRVAELERGGEVDQ